One Anolis carolinensis isolate JA03-04 chromosome 5, rAnoCar3.1.pri, whole genome shotgun sequence DNA segment encodes these proteins:
- the LOC103280066 gene encoding uncharacterized protein LOC103280066 — MSERMTESSSARLPKDSKASTTQPSAPTRLFTESEYAALQMPRVSQPASAAFQARRETLHENMQELSMATVYSLLAALMECLSMACLCVAISLLKWVIVLQHYSQLPRVFVSNTFGVPYEMVVYAPPGSNKTITGKLYFFEDEEEDSVVPVMITLCIMGLFFGFMAFLMDFVKIKRFGRHQMSITCFLHILSGIFIISLITLCCWCLMKIKWRTTEEGWKIFHLSVVPGESFYIILMCLALIILSVVFSVRSMNSE; from the exons ATGTCGGAAAGGATGACTGAGTCAAGTAGTGCACGGTTGCCCAAG GACTCAAAGGCTAGTACAACACAACCAAGCGCACCAACTCGGCTATTCACAGAGTCGGAATATGCGGCGCTCCAAATGCCGCGAGTCTCACAGCCGGCAAGTGCGGCGTTTCAAGCTCGACGCGAAACGCTCCACGAGAATATGCAGGAGCTGTCCATGGCCACGGTCTACAGCCTGCTGGCCGCGCTGATGGAGTGCTTGAGCATGGCCTGCCTCTGCGTGGCCATCTCCCTGCTCAAGTGGGTCATCGTGCTCCAGCACTACAGCCAACTCCCACGCGTTTTCGTGTCCAACACTTTCGGCGTGCCCTACGAGATGGTCGTGTACGCACCGCCAGGCAGCAACAAAACAATTACAG GGAAACTTTATTTCTTtgaggatgaagaggaagacaGCGTGGTGCCTGTGATGATCACCCTTTGTATCATGGGCCTGTTTTTTGGCTTTATGGCTTTCCTCATGGATTTTGTGAAAATAAAGCGCTTTGGCCGGCACCAAATGTCCATCACCTGCTTCCTCCACATTTTGtcag GCATATTTATCATCTCCCTCATAACCCTATGTTGTTGGTGCTTGATGAAGATCAAGTGGCGCACCACTGAAGAAGGATGGAAGATATTCCACTTGAGCGTTGTCCCCGGAGAGAGTTTCTACATCATCTTAATGTGTTTAGCTCTGATCATCTTATCCGTCGTATTCAGTGTGCGGTCAATGAACAGCGAATAA